A region of Burkholderiales bacterium JOSHI_001 DNA encodes the following proteins:
- a CDS encoding negative regulator of sigma E activity (PFAM: Anti sigma-E protein RseA, N-terminal domain), whose translation MVQAKNKPATEDDTLSALADGQALPHEVAAACQAWRDDERQRERWHAYHLIGDSLRSQELASAPQRDEAFLAALRQRLAAEPVVLAPAAAAPAATPARRRMGWQAPAAVAAGFVAVAGVLTVARMPGGVNPGGDAKQLAITQPMPVVRVGTAPAPVAAAPVAAPQASTMMVIRDPRLDRYLAVHRGLANGLAAPGTGVQQVEVLQPLPK comes from the coding sequence ATGGTGCAAGCGAAGAACAAGCCCGCGACCGAGGACGATACCCTGTCGGCCCTGGCCGATGGCCAAGCCCTGCCGCACGAAGTGGCCGCCGCCTGCCAGGCCTGGCGTGACGACGAGCGCCAGCGCGAGCGATGGCATGCCTACCACCTGATCGGCGACAGCCTGCGTTCGCAGGAACTGGCCAGCGCGCCGCAGCGCGACGAGGCCTTCCTGGCGGCATTGCGTCAGCGCCTGGCGGCCGAACCGGTGGTGCTGGCGCCAGCCGCGGCGGCGCCCGCAGCCACGCCAGCCCGGCGCCGCATGGGCTGGCAGGCGCCGGCGGCGGTGGCGGCGGGTTTTGTGGCCGTGGCGGGCGTGCTGACCGTGGCCCGCATGCCTGGCGGCGTGAACCCGGGGGGTGACGCGAAGCAATTGGCCATCACCCAGCCCATGCCGGTGGTGCGCGTCGGCACGGCCCCTGCGCCGGTGGCCGCCGCCCCGGTGGCGGCGCCCCAGGCGTCAACGATGATGGTCATCCGCGACCCGCGCCTGGACCGCTACCTCGCCGTGCACCGTGGCCTGGCCAATGGCCTGGCGGCACCGGGCACGGGCGTTCAGCAGGTGGAAGTTCTGCAGCCCTTGCCCAAGTGA
- a CDS encoding RNA polymerase sigma factor RpoE (PFAM: Sigma-70, region 4; Sigma-70 region 2~TIGRFAM: RNA polymerase sigma factor, sigma-70 family; RNA polymerase sigma factor RpoE), which yields MTIEDADSALIERVKLGDQRAFEMLVVKYQRRIERLIGRMVRDTDLVQDIAQETFIRAYRAIPQFRGDSAFYTWLYRIAVNTAKKALMDMKRDPVITESALGGSGGEDDETSRVENELTDGATPESVLASKEIAQTVNLAIEALSEDLRQAVTLREIEGLSYEEIAEVMNCPIGTVRSRIFRAREAIAARLKPLLDTRDGERW from the coding sequence ATGACCATCGAGGACGCCGACTCTGCCCTGATCGAGCGCGTCAAGCTCGGCGACCAGCGTGCTTTCGAGATGCTGGTGGTGAAGTACCAGCGTCGCATCGAGCGGCTGATCGGTCGCATGGTGCGCGACACCGACTTGGTGCAGGACATTGCGCAGGAAACCTTCATCCGCGCGTACCGGGCCATCCCGCAGTTCCGGGGCGACAGCGCTTTCTACACCTGGCTGTACCGCATCGCGGTGAACACGGCCAAGAAGGCGCTGATGGACATGAAGCGTGACCCCGTTATCACCGAATCGGCCCTGGGCGGTTCGGGTGGGGAGGACGATGAAACTTCCCGCGTCGAGAACGAACTAACCGACGGCGCCACCCCCGAGTCGGTGTTGGCCAGCAAAGAAATCGCGCAAACGGTGAACTTGGCGATTGAAGCGCTGTCAGAGGACTTGCGCCAGGCGGTCACACTGCGGGAAATCGAAGGCCTGAGCTATGAAGAGATCGCCGAAGTGATGAACTGCCCGATTGGAACGGTGCGCTCGCGCATTTTCCGGGCGCGCGAGGCGATCGCAGCGCGGCTGAAGCCCTTGCTGGACACCCGGGATGGCGAGAGATGGTGA
- a CDS encoding beta-ketoacyl-acyl-carrier-protein synthase II (PFAM: Beta-ketoacyl synthase, N-terminal domain; Beta-ketoacyl synthase, C-terminal domain~TIGRFAM: beta-ketoacyl-acyl-carrier-protein synthase II), translated as MARRRVVITGLGVISPVGNTVSEAWANVLAGKSGIANITRFDASTFSCKFAGEVKGFNVEDYIPGKEARHMDSFIHFGMAAAIQAVADAGLPHGSTLSEEQAERIGCMVGSGIGGLPLIEATDGEYRERGARRISPFFVPASIINMISGHVSIRFGFTGPNLAIVTACTTGLHCIGEAGRMIEYGDADVMVAGGAEATISPLGLGGFASARALSTRNDSPETASRPWDKDRDGFVLGEGAGVMVLEEYEHAKKRGAKVYAELVGFGMGADAHHMTAPNVDGPKRSMRAALRNAGVNADEVHYLNAHGTSTPLGDLNETNAIKLAFGDHARKLVVNSTKSMTGHLLGGAGGIESVFTALALHHQVSPPTINIFNQDPECDLDYCANTARPMKIDVAVKNNFGFGGTNGTLVLRRA; from the coding sequence ATGGCTCGCCGTCGCGTCGTCATCACAGGCCTGGGCGTCATCAGCCCGGTGGGCAACACCGTCTCCGAAGCCTGGGCCAACGTGCTGGCCGGCAAGAGCGGCATTGCCAACATCACCCGCTTCGATGCCTCGACCTTCTCCTGCAAGTTTGCGGGTGAGGTGAAGGGCTTCAATGTCGAGGACTACATCCCCGGCAAGGAAGCCCGCCACATGGACAGCTTCATCCACTTCGGCATGGCCGCGGCCATCCAGGCGGTGGCTGACGCCGGCCTGCCGCATGGCAGCACGCTTTCCGAAGAGCAGGCCGAGCGCATCGGCTGCATGGTGGGATCGGGCATCGGCGGCCTGCCGCTGATCGAAGCCACCGACGGCGAATACCGCGAGCGCGGGGCGCGCCGCATCTCGCCCTTCTTCGTGCCGGCCTCGATCATCAACATGATCTCCGGCCACGTCTCCATCCGCTTCGGCTTCACCGGGCCCAACCTGGCCATCGTCACCGCCTGCACCACCGGCCTGCACTGCATCGGCGAAGCCGGCCGCATGATCGAGTACGGCGATGCCGACGTCATGGTGGCCGGCGGTGCCGAAGCCACCATCTCGCCGCTGGGCCTGGGCGGCTTCGCGTCGGCGCGGGCGCTGTCCACCCGCAACGACTCGCCCGAGACCGCGTCGCGCCCCTGGGACAAGGACCGTGACGGTTTCGTGCTGGGCGAAGGCGCCGGGGTGATGGTGCTGGAAGAGTACGAACACGCCAAGAAGCGTGGCGCGAAGGTCTACGCCGAACTCGTCGGCTTCGGCATGGGCGCCGACGCCCACCACATGACCGCTCCCAACGTGGACGGCCCCAAGCGCAGCATGCGCGCGGCGCTGCGCAATGCGGGTGTGAACGCCGATGAGGTGCACTACCTCAACGCCCATGGCACCTCCACCCCGCTGGGCGACCTGAACGAAACCAACGCGATCAAGCTGGCCTTCGGCGACCACGCCAGGAAGCTGGTGGTGAACTCCACCAAGTCGATGACCGGCCACCTGCTGGGCGGCGCCGGCGGTATCGAAAGTGTGTTCACCGCGCTGGCGCTGCACCACCAGGTGAGCCCGCCCACCATCAACATCTTCAACCAGGACCCCGAGTGCGACCTGGACTACTGCGCCAACACCGCGCGGCCGATGAAGATCGACGTGGCGGTGAAGAACAACTTCGGCTTCGGTGGCACCAACGGCACCTTGGTGCTGCGCCGCGCCTGA
- a CDS encoding acyl carrier protein (PFAM: Phosphopantetheine attachment site~TIGRFAM: acyl carrier protein), whose amino-acid sequence MSDIEARVKKIIAEQLGVPEADVSNEKAFVADLGADSLDTVELVMALEDEFGIEIPDEEAEKITTVQLAIDYAVKHQKA is encoded by the coding sequence ATGAGCGATATCGAAGCACGAGTCAAGAAAATCATTGCCGAACAACTCGGCGTGCCCGAAGCCGACGTCAGCAACGAGAAGGCCTTCGTGGCCGATCTGGGCGCCGATTCGCTTGACACCGTGGAACTGGTGATGGCGCTGGAAGACGAGTTCGGCATCGAGATCCCGGACGAAGAGGCCGAGAAGATCACCACCGTGCAGCTGGCCATCGACTACGCGGTCAAGCACCAGAAGGCCTGA
- a CDS encoding 3-oxoacyl-(acyl-carrier-protein) reductase (PFAM: short chain dehydrogenase~TIGRFAM: 3-oxoacyl-(acyl-carrier-protein) reductase) codes for MSAANDVKGQVALVTGASRGIGRSIAATLAAAGYKVIGTATTESGAAAISESLASLGGQGLVLNVTDAAACDAAIDAIVKQHGGLQVLVNNAGITRDTLAMRMKDEDWDAVLDTNLKAVFRLSRAVMRPMMKQRFGRIINITSVVGASGNPGQANYAAAKAGVAGMSRALARELGSRGITVNCIAPGFIATDMTEQLPDAQKTALLAQVPAGRLGTPEEVAHAVAFLASPLAGYITGSELHVNGGMFMN; via the coding sequence ATGAGCGCTGCGAATGACGTGAAGGGCCAGGTGGCATTGGTCACCGGCGCGTCGCGCGGCATCGGCCGCTCCATCGCCGCCACGCTGGCCGCCGCGGGCTACAAGGTCATCGGCACCGCCACCACCGAGTCCGGCGCCGCGGCCATTTCTGAATCGCTGGCGTCCCTTGGCGGCCAGGGCCTGGTGCTGAACGTCACCGACGCCGCGGCCTGCGATGCCGCCATCGACGCCATCGTCAAACAGCACGGCGGCCTGCAGGTGCTGGTGAACAACGCCGGCATCACCCGCGACACGCTGGCCATGCGCATGAAGGACGAAGACTGGGATGCGGTGCTGGACACCAACTTGAAGGCCGTCTTCCGCCTGTCCCGCGCCGTGATGCGGCCCATGATGAAGCAGCGCTTCGGCCGCATCATCAACATCACCTCGGTGGTGGGCGCCTCGGGCAACCCGGGCCAGGCCAACTACGCCGCGGCCAAGGCCGGCGTGGCCGGCATGAGCCGCGCGCTGGCGCGCGAACTCGGCAGCCGGGGCATCACGGTGAACTGCATCGCGCCCGGCTTCATCGCCACCGACATGACCGAACAACTGCCTGACGCGCAGAAGACTGCCTTGCTCGCGCAGGTGCCCGCAGGCCGCCTGGGCACACCCGAGGAGGTTGCCCATGCGGTGGCTTTCCTGGCGTCGCCACTGGCGGGTTACATCACCGGAAGTGAACTGCACGTCAATGGCGGCATGTTCATGAACTGA
- a CDS encoding malonyl CoA-acyl carrier protein transacylase (PFAM: Acyl transferase domain~TIGRFAM: malonyl CoA-acyl carrier protein transacylase), giving the protein MTSFAFVFPGQGSQAVGMLDAWGDHPAVRDTLAEASAALGQDLGALIHAGPKDQLDLTTNTQPVMLTAAIACYRAWRAEGGAEPAAMAGHSLGEYSALVAAGALSLADAVPLVRFRAQAMQQAVPVGAGAMAAILGLDPQAVRDGCAQAAAQIGEVVEAANFNDPKQTVIAGSKAGVDKACEVLKAAGAKRALPLPVSAPFHCSLMKPAAVALKDKLASVAIATPRIAVVNNIDARIETDPAAIRDALYRQAFGAVRWVDVVKALVAGGHRTLIECGPGKVLAGMVKRIDADVQSAAMFDPATLAEVKGMLA; this is encoded by the coding sequence ATGACCTCCTTCGCGTTCGTCTTTCCCGGCCAGGGCTCGCAAGCCGTGGGCATGCTTGACGCCTGGGGCGACCACCCCGCGGTGCGCGACACGCTGGCCGAAGCGTCCGCCGCGCTGGGCCAGGACCTGGGCGCGCTGATCCACGCCGGCCCCAAGGACCAGCTGGACCTGACCACCAACACCCAGCCGGTGATGCTGACCGCGGCCATCGCCTGCTACCGCGCCTGGCGCGCCGAAGGCGGGGCCGAGCCCGCCGCCATGGCGGGCCACTCGCTGGGCGAGTACAGCGCCCTGGTGGCCGCTGGCGCCTTGAGCCTGGCCGACGCGGTGCCTCTGGTGCGCTTTCGTGCCCAGGCCATGCAGCAGGCCGTGCCGGTGGGCGCGGGCGCCATGGCCGCCATCCTGGGGCTGGACCCGCAGGCCGTGCGCGACGGCTGCGCCCAGGCCGCGGCACAAATCGGCGAGGTGGTGGAAGCCGCCAACTTCAACGACCCCAAGCAGACTGTCATTGCCGGCAGCAAGGCCGGCGTGGACAAGGCCTGCGAAGTGTTGAAAGCCGCCGGCGCCAAGCGCGCACTGCCGCTGCCGGTGTCGGCGCCCTTCCATTGCAGCCTGATGAAACCGGCCGCCGTCGCGCTGAAGGACAAGCTGGCCAGTGTGGCCATCGCGACCCCGCGCATCGCGGTGGTGAACAACATCGACGCCAGGATCGAAACCGACCCGGCCGCCATCCGCGACGCCCTGTACCGCCAGGCCTTCGGCGCCGTGCGCTGGGTGGACGTGGTCAAGGCGCTGGTGGCTGGTGGCCACCGCACCCTCATCGAATGCGGCCCGGGCAAGGTGCTGGCCGGCATGGTCAAGCGCATCGACGCCGACGTGCAGAGCGCGGCGATGTTCGACCCCGCCACGCTGGCTGAAGTCAAGGGGATGCTGGCATGA
- a CDS encoding 3-oxoacyl-(acyl-carrier-protein) synthase III (PFAM: 3-Oxoacyl-[acyl-carrier-protein (ACP)] synthase III C terminal; 3-Oxoacyl-[acyl-carrier-protein (ACP)] synthase III~TIGRFAM: 3-oxoacyl-(acyl-carrier-protein) synthase III): MTNASTPPRYARIAGTGSALPPRRLSNADLAAQLAQRGVETSDDWIVERTGIRFRHFVDEGVNASDLAVQAARHAIEAAGCVPADIDLIIVATSTPDMVFPSTATIVQRKLGIVGCPAFDMQAVCSGFVYALTVAESLIRTGTARRALVIGAEVFSRILDFNDRTTCVLFGDGAGAVVLEASDTPGILATDLHADGRHVDILCVPGTVSGGQVLGDPLLKMDGQAVFKLAVGVLEQSARAVLAKAGRSEADIDWLIPHQANIRIMQGTAKRLKLPLEKLIVTVDRHGNTSAASIPLALDESVRAGRIQRGDTLMLEGVGGGFTWGAVLLDY; encoded by the coding sequence ATGACCAACGCTTCCACACCCCCTCGCTACGCGCGCATCGCCGGCACCGGCAGCGCGCTGCCGCCGCGCCGCCTGAGCAATGCCGACCTGGCCGCCCAGTTGGCGCAGCGCGGGGTGGAAACCAGCGACGACTGGATCGTTGAACGCACCGGCATCCGCTTTCGCCACTTCGTGGACGAAGGTGTCAATGCCAGCGACCTGGCGGTGCAGGCTGCGCGGCACGCCATTGAAGCGGCGGGCTGCGTGCCGGCCGACATCGACCTGATCATCGTCGCCACGTCCACGCCGGACATGGTGTTCCCGTCCACCGCCACCATCGTGCAGAGGAAACTCGGCATCGTGGGCTGCCCGGCCTTCGACATGCAGGCGGTGTGTTCGGGTTTCGTTTACGCGCTCACCGTGGCCGAGTCACTGATCCGCACCGGCACCGCCCGCCGCGCGCTGGTGATCGGCGCCGAGGTGTTCTCGCGCATCCTGGATTTCAACGACCGCACCACCTGCGTGCTGTTCGGTGATGGCGCGGGTGCCGTCGTGCTGGAAGCGTCCGACACCCCCGGCATCCTGGCCACCGACCTGCACGCCGACGGCCGCCACGTGGACATCCTGTGCGTGCCGGGCACGGTGTCGGGCGGCCAGGTGCTGGGCGACCCGCTGCTGAAGATGGACGGCCAGGCGGTGTTCAAGCTGGCCGTGGGCGTGCTGGAACAAAGCGCGCGCGCGGTGCTGGCCAAGGCCGGGCGCAGCGAAGCCGACATCGACTGGCTGATCCCGCACCAGGCCAACATCCGCATCATGCAAGGCACGGCCAAGCGGCTGAAGCTGCCGCTTGAAAAGCTGATCGTCACCGTGGACCGCCATGGCAACACCTCGGCCGCGTCCATCCCGCTGGCGCTGGACGAATCGGTGCGTGCTGGTCGCATCCAGCGCGGCGACACCCTCATGCTGGAAGGCGTGGGCGGTGGTTTTACCTGGGGCGCGGTGCTGCTGGATTACTGA
- a CDS encoding fatty acid/phospholipid synthesis protein PlsX (PFAM: Fatty acid synthesis protein~TIGRFAM: fatty acid/phospholipid synthesis protein PlsX): MSPQLPVLSRVRIAVDCMGGDHGTSITLPAVQAFLAAHPLADVLLVGLPEALKPAAAWPRCTVVPASEVVTMDDPVEIALRRKKDSSMRVAIGQCKPAADGTVAADACVSAGNTGALMALARYLLKTVEGIDRPALAAVLPHAHDGYTTVLDLGANVDCSPEHLLQFAVMGSALVAAVDGKEEPTVGLLNIGEEAIKGSEIIKRAGELLREAHAAGHLNFYGNVEGNDIFKGKVDLVVCDGFVGNVMLKTSEGLASMIAQFIREEFTRNLWGKLAAVVAMPVLKHFKRRVDPRRYSGAALLGLRGLVFKAHGSSDAVAFECALARAYDAARNRLLDRVHDRLLETLQAMPAAADEPVAARAA; encoded by the coding sequence ATGAGCCCTCAACTGCCGGTGCTGTCGCGCGTACGCATCGCCGTGGACTGCATGGGCGGCGACCATGGCACGTCCATCACGCTGCCGGCGGTGCAGGCCTTCCTGGCCGCGCACCCGCTGGCCGACGTGCTGCTGGTGGGCCTGCCTGAAGCCTTGAAGCCGGCCGCCGCCTGGCCGCGCTGCACCGTGGTACCCGCCAGCGAGGTGGTGACCATGGACGACCCGGTGGAAATCGCCCTGCGCCGCAAGAAGGACTCGTCCATGCGCGTGGCCATCGGCCAGTGCAAGCCGGCGGCCGATGGGACGGTGGCGGCCGATGCCTGCGTGTCCGCCGGCAACACCGGTGCGCTGATGGCGCTGGCGCGCTACCTGCTGAAAACCGTGGAAGGCATCGACCGCCCGGCGCTGGCCGCTGTGCTGCCGCACGCCCACGACGGCTACACCACGGTGCTGGACCTGGGCGCCAATGTCGATTGCAGCCCGGAGCACCTGCTGCAGTTCGCGGTGATGGGCAGCGCGCTGGTGGCCGCGGTCGATGGCAAGGAAGAGCCCACGGTGGGCTTGCTGAACATCGGCGAAGAGGCCATCAAGGGCAGCGAGATCATCAAGCGCGCCGGCGAATTGCTGCGCGAAGCCCATGCCGCCGGCCACCTGAATTTCTACGGCAACGTGGAAGGCAACGACATCTTCAAGGGCAAGGTCGACCTGGTGGTGTGTGACGGATTCGTCGGCAATGTGATGCTGAAGACCTCCGAAGGCCTGGCCAGCATGATCGCCCAGTTCATCCGCGAAGAATTCACCCGCAACCTCTGGGGCAAGCTGGCTGCGGTGGTGGCCATGCCGGTGCTCAAGCACTTCAAGAGGCGGGTTGATCCGCGGCGCTACAGCGGCGCGGCCCTGCTGGGCCTGCGCGGTCTGGTGTTCAAGGCCCATGGTTCGTCCGACGCCGTGGCCTTCGAATGCGCCCTGGCGCGCGCGTATGATGCCGCCCGCAACCGCTTGCTCGACAGGGTGCACGACCGATTGCTCGAAACGCTGCAGGCCATGCCTGCTGCGGCCGACGAGCCGGTGGCCGCCCGGGCCGCATGA
- a CDS encoding ribosomal protein L32 (PFAM: Ribosomal L32p protein family~TIGRFAM: ribosomal protein L32), producing the protein MAVQQNKKSPSKRGMHRSHNALVTPGTAIEPTTGEVHLRHHISPTGFYRGRKVLKTKADA; encoded by the coding sequence ATGGCTGTTCAACAGAACAAGAAGTCGCCTTCCAAGCGCGGCATGCACCGTTCGCACAATGCGCTGGTCACCCCCGGCACCGCCATCGAGCCCACCACCGGCGAAGTGCACCTGCGCCACCACATCAGCCCGACTGGTTTCTACCGTGGTCGCAAGGTGCTGAAGACCAAGGCGGACGCCTGA